In the genome of Podospora pseudocomata strain CBS 415.72m chromosome 2 map unlocalized CBS415.72m_2.2, whole genome shotgun sequence, one region contains:
- the CEX1_1 gene encoding Nuclear aminoacylation-dependent tRNA export pathway component (EggNog:ENOG503NV55; COG:T): MTQRTVKFINDEASSVHGNLKVASVYTTESGEWKLGGFEVLSNVKDDEAVIYTYGSLVPDSGRYTPPELAKSGWDAIKRSPHSAVDAYDFGALIFEIFNGSFSSDQAGQTKNIPPSLHPSYKRLASPNPKARLTVAHFLEQGRRNGSFFDTPLIKLTEGVENLGVKTEEEREAFLDDLDQLTDDFPEDFFKMKVLPELLKSVEFGGGGPKAFGLVMKIATKLSNEDFDAKVLPVLLRLFGNPDRAIRVTGFTDVAPVVREQTLKSVLTIITKLSDRTINGELLKYLAKTANDEQPGIRTNTTICLGKIAKYLGTSSRSKVLIAAFSRSLRDPFIHARNAALMALSVTSEHFSDEDCATRVLPAICPSLIDKEKLIRDQAVKTLDVYVQRIKKAVESMPETALAPESAISGNPRMDTPQAEAAAGWAGWAISSFTNKLSAAAGDITSSNGASSVPASSSAPPSRPSTAAPITSNSSASPLHRQAVKSPPPSAPLTRNPSTTGELFFPEDDNNDDGADFDAWGDMGDMDDDDTSTPNKMTASISSNQSNDNPFAEPSSSKKKSAVTTTASSKPFDDGSEPDFAGWLAQQAEKKKGAVLGGSKALPKGLGKTTTATTAKKTTVPVKSKPVVVKKIDTKPKDDDGDDGWGGW, from the exons ATGACCCAGCGAACCGTCAAATTCATCAATGATGAGGCCTCGTCAGTCCATGGCAACTTGAAGGTCGCTTCTGTTTACACAACAGAAAGTGGCGAGTGGAAGCTTGGTGGTTTTGAGGTTTTGAGTAATGTTAAAGATGACGAGGCTGTGATCTAT ACATATGGCAGTCTTGTCCCAGACTCAGGACGGTATACACCGCCTGAGCTAGCAAAATCGGGATGGGATGCGATCAAGCGCAGTCCTCACTCTGCTGTAGATGCGTACGACTTCGGTGCGCTGATCTTCGAGATTTTCAATGGCAGTTTCAGCAGTGACCAGGCTGGGCAGACGAAGAATATACCGCCCAGTCTTCACCCAAGCTATAAGCGTCTCGCCAGCCCAAATCCCAAGGCCAGACTCACAGTGGCTCACTTCCTTGAACAAGGCCGTCGAAATGGGTCGTTCTTCGACACGCCTCTAATCAAACTAACCGAGGGAGTTGAAAATCTCGGGgtgaagacggaggaggaaagagaaGCGTTTCTTGA TGATCTCGATCAGCTCACCGATGATTTTCCGGAGGACTTTTTCAAAATGAAAGTCTTGCCAGAGCTATTGAAATCAGTGGAATTTGGAGGCGGCGGTCCCAAAGCCTTCGGACTCGTCATGAAAATCGCCACGAAGTTATCGAATGAGGATTTTGACGCCAAGGTCCTTCCCGTGCTTCTTCGACTATTTGGGAACCCTGACAGAGCTATCAGG GTTACGGGGTTCACAGATGTAGCACCAGTTGTCAGAGAACAGACACTCAAGTCTGTCCTCacaatcatcaccaaacttTCCGACAGAACTATCAACGGCGAATTGCTAAAGTACTTGGCCAAAACAGCCAATGACGAGCAGCCCGGTATTCGCACAAATACTACGATTTGTCTTGGGAAAATTGCCAAGTATCTGGGGACTTCTTCCCGTTCCAAGGTTCTCATAGCGGCCTTTAGTCGCTCACTTCGCGATCCATTCATTCATGCTCGAAACGCTGCCCTGATGGCTCTGTCTGTCACATCGGAGCACTTCTCCGACGAAGACTGCGCGACTCGCGTTCTTCCAGCCATCTGCCCGTCGCTCAtcgacaaggagaagcttATTCGAGACCAAGCAGTCAAGACACTGGACGTGTACGTCCAAAGGATCAAGAAGGCAGTCGAAAGCATGCCCGAGACAGCTCTAGCACCAGAAAGCGCGATCTCTGGGAACCCCAGGATGGACACACCCCAAGCAGAGGCAGCAGCCGGCTGGGCAGGCTGGGCCATTTCGTCTTTTACAAACAAGCTCTCCGCTGCAGCAGGGGATATTACTTCCTCCAACGGGGCATCCTCTGTCCCAGCTTCCTCGtctgctcctccctcgcgcccatcaacagcagctcccATCACGTCCAACTCCTCTGCCTCGCCACTCCACCGGCAAGCAGTCaaatcccctcctccatcagcacCCCTCACCCGAAACCCATCGACAACAGGCGAGTTGTTTTTCCCAGaggacgacaacaacgatgATGGTGCCGACTTTGATGCGTGGGGTGATATGGGCGACATGGACGACGATGATACATCCACTCCGAACAAGATGACTGCCTCGATATCGAGCAATCAGTCAAACGACAATCCGTTTGCGgagccatcatcgtcaaagAAGAAATCTGCAGTAACGACAACGGCGTCAAGTAAACCGTTTGATGATGGCTCGGAGCCAGATTTCGCGGGGTGGTTGGCGCAgcaggcggagaagaagaagggagcagtgttgggggggagtaAAGCTTTGCCGAAGGGGTTGGGTAAAACCACCACTGCGACGACAGCAAAGAAGACGACAGTGCCGGTGAAGAGTAAGCCAGttgtggtgaagaagattgataccaagcccaaggatgatgatggggacgatgggtggggtgggtggtga
- the CEX1_2 gene encoding Nuclear aminoacylation-dependent tRNA export pathway component (EggNog:ENOG503NV55; COG:T): protein MDFLKSAVASAMAAKGPPFPYNFGDKVDLDPSIWTLYNGTRREDGSDCSIFSFETAANRSALPLARNALKKLRTLRHPGVIKVLDTVEV, encoded by the exons ATGGACTTTCTCAAATCCGCCGTCGCTTCGGCGATGGCAGCGAAGGGACCGCCATTCCCCTATAATTTTGGCGATAAAGTCGACCTTGACCCCTCTATATGGACTCTGTACAATGGCACTCGGCGG GAAGATGGTTCCGATTGCAGTATCTTCTCATTCGAAACCGCCGCGAATCGATCCGCCCTCCCTCTCGCCAGGAATGCGCTGAAGAAGCTCCGAACACTACGACACCCGGGTGTAATAAAGGTGCTGGATACGGTCGAGGTATGA
- a CDS encoding uncharacterized protein (EggNog:ENOG503P8YY), which produces MDHKTAELAATTERPKTKKRQYYEKSALAPSSSAWTVLRVSASTASHEEGSREATAAMSDSQSSAPRRPLEEPMCPEHLRLLKGNSRPRAPAAPTSLPSVTANLAPSSKPNPKKTLERPATLMRKTASSGFPHSDSKHGTPPFLPPKTKGSSSSLPPEQRPVINTMASTTVASARSQLPPAPARAYTAPISPTLLKDMEPPKKRQKISPILSQSNESRLNGAGASADSLSAPDSPEKRPEKERRAGLKQSKPSAKEPVRKMAPMRALKFADEPDNDLARPSVSGTTATSPINGSAEVLSQRNPPSRSVSLNLDQGGHIDRREIDSSLPPHPSKPTLTSRHESLEIFATTSSVGPSSHQPRTDYFFQEKRPSTSKRDDSSESPPIPPTETNHSTANSVSTPPRVKKTKKLVITTKARPPAKATRPVTPTDLDYFIYSQPGASTPPPGLEIPGLNKPPPASLSAVSSTVSQQPSKAKPVEDEPLALDIDPRIHYPRAHSLAWHAMKAQEIEARGTRKQRFGKAAQSLKKQMEAQAELNIPWEETLPDIIQENPAWVGALKSLRGIMPTPAVEAEGGGDLMDLCTNEAIAKSANGSGTSGPVVNGVERKIRKMKRTGSGLSVVSRDGVLSFGDRNGQGSGSVNGSFELSEYGMN; this is translated from the exons ATGGACCATAAAACCGCTGAGCTGGCT GCCACTACCGAAAGACCCAAG ACCAAGAAACGCCAGTACTATGAGAAGTCGGCATTGGCACCCTCATCGTCTGCGTGGACCGTTTTGCGAgtctcggcctcgacagcctccCATGAAGAGGGCTCACGAGaggccaccgccgccatgtCTGATTCACAGTCGTCTGCGCCCCGCCGTCCTCTT GAAGAGCCGATGTGCCCTGAGCACCTTCGACTTTTGAAAGGAAATAGCCGCCCTCGAGCGCCTGCCGCGCCCACGTCACTTCCCAGCGTGACCGCCAATTTGGCTCCGTCGTCAAAGCCAAACCCGAAAAAGACGCTGGAACGACCAGCTACGCTTATGCGTAAaacagcctcctccggctTTCCCCACTCCGACTCCAAGCACGGCACACCACCATTCCTCCCGCCAAAGACCAAAGGGAGCTCGTCCTCTCTACCTCCAGAGCAGAGGCCAGTAATCAACACGATGGCTTCGACGACAGTGGCCTCTGCTCGGTCCCAACTTCCACCGGCGCCAGCCCGCGCCTATACCGCGCCCATAAGCCCTACTTTGTTGAAAGATATGGAGCCTCCAAAAAAGCGACAAAAGATTTCCCCAATCCTGTCGCAGTCAAATGAGTCTAGGCTCAACGGGGCAGGTGCGTCTGCAGACTCGCTCTCTGCTCCGGATTCCCCAGAAAAGCGGCCAGAAAAGGAGCGGAGGGCGGGTCTGAAGCAGAGTAAGCCGAGTGCGAAAGAACCTGTCAGAAAAATGGCGCCTATGAGGGCCCTTAAGTTCGCCGACGAGCCAGATAATGACCTTGCACGCCCATCTGTCAGTGGGACTACGGCAACGTCACCAATCAATGGCTCAGCGGAGGTTCTTTCCCAGCGGAATCCTCCCTCTAGATCGGTCTCCTTGAATCTAGATCAAGGGGGTCACATTGACCGAAGGGAGATTGACTCTAgtctcccccctcatcctaGCAAACCCACTTTGACATCTCGTCACGAGTCGCTGGAGATATTTGCCACTACGTCCAGTGTCGGGCCCAGTTCTCATCAACCGAGGACGGACTACTTTTTCCAGGAGAAAAGGCCCTCAACAAGTAAGCGTGACGATTCTTCAGAGTCCCCTCCAATACCTCCTACAGAGACAAACCACTCTACAGCAAACAGCGTAAGCACTCCACCGAGGGTGAAAAAAACCAAGAAACTCGTCATCACTACCAAGGCGCGACCGCCAGCCAAGGCGACTCGTCCGGTCACTCCAACAGATCTAGACTACTTCATATACTCTCAGCCAGGGGCATCCACCCCGCCTCCCGGCTTGGAGATTCCAGGcctcaacaaaccccctccggCCTCGCTGTCTGCTGTCTCATCGACAGTCTCGCAGCAGCCATCAAAGGCAAAACCAGTAGAAGATGAGCCTCTCGCTCTGGACATCGATCCCAGAATACACTACCCGCGAGCTCATTCTCTAGCATGGCACGCGATGAAGGCCCAGGAGATCGAAGCTCGGGGGACGAGAAAGCAGCGGTTTGGCAAGGCGGCACAAAGTCTGAAAAAGCAAATGGAAGCGCAGGCTGAGTTGAATATACCTTGGGAGGAGACCTTACCTGATATTATTCAGGAAAACCCGGCTTGGGTGGGGGCGTTGAAGAGCCTGAGGGGCATAATGCCTACACCGGCAGTGGAAgctgagggtggaggagaccTGATGGATCTCTGCACGAATGAGGCGATTGCAAAATCTGCGAATGGGAGTGGGACGAGTGGTCCTGTGGTCAATGGAGTGGAGAGAAAGATACgaaagatgaagaggacggggagCGGGCTGAGCGTTGTGAGTCGAGATGGGGTTTTGAGTTTTGGGGACCGGAACGGGCAAGGGAGCGGAAGTGTAAATGGGAGCTTTGAGCTGAGCGAGTATGGTATGAACTGA
- the ACO2 gene encoding aconitate hydratase (EggNog:ENOG503NV5K; COG:C; COG:E), producing MRPIDLASRSGVALRRAFQTQQLRQAAGSRQYSNITSLPPTYEKLHSKYTEVRRVLGAQRLTLAEKILYSHLDNVEESLLNNTNNGRDIRGKANLKLKPDRVNMQDASAQMALLQFMSCNLPQTAIPASIHCDHLIVGSKGADDDLQAGIQTNHEVFDFLESAAKKYGLDFWAPGAGIIHQTVLENYAIPGLMMLGTDSHSPNAGGLSTITIGVGGADAVEALVGAPWELKAPKVLGVRLTGKLSNWASPKDLILHLAGLLTVRGGTGYIVEYSGPGVETLSCTGMATICNMGAEIGATTSIFPYTEASARYLEATRREQAVKNAAAFQNFPGAGASEDAYFRFKADEGAQYDELIEIDLSKLEPHINGPHTPDLSTPLSQFKSTVQEQKWPEKLSAGLIGSCTNSSYEDMTRVESIVRAAEEAGLKPKADFYVTPGSEQIRATLERDGTLQTFEKAGGIVLSNACGPCIGQWKRQDGVEKGTVNAILTSYNRNFRGRNDGNLDTMNFLASPEIVTAMAYAGSTTFNPVTDSLTTPDGKEFKFPAPHGLEGPKTPFDIGKDVFKVASQPPNPNEKVAISPTSERLALLEPFEPFPNSDLSGLKVLVKVSGKCTTDTISAAGPWLKYKGHLPNISANTLNTAVNAETGEVNVAYDLDGSKHTIPELAKLWKERNQPWLVVAEHNYGEGSAREHAALQPRYLGARIIVCKSFARIHETNLKKQGVVPLTLANEQDYDKIAAGDEVATVGLYDMLQNGGQGEVQLKVTKKGTGEEFWVPVKHQVSKDQAGFILAGSALNLLSKSASV from the exons ATGAGGCCAATCGACCTTGCCAGCCGCTCGGGCGTTGCCCTGAGA AGGGCCTTCCAAACCCAGCAGCTTCGCCAAGCAGCGGGCTCGAGACAATACTCCAAtatcacctccctcccaccaacatACGAGAAGCTGCACAGCAAGTACACGGAGGTCCGCAGAGTGCTGGGCGCCCAGCGGCTGACGCTGGCCGAGAAGATCCTCTACAGCCATCTCGACAATGTCGAGGAGTCCctgctcaacaacaccaacaatggCCGCGATATCAGAGGCAAGGCGaacctcaagctcaagcccGACAGAGTCAACATGCAGGACGCCTCGGCTCAGATGGCTCTCTTGCAGTTCATGTCGTGCAACCTCCCCCAGACCGCCATTCCCGCGAGTATTCACTGCGACCACCTGATCGTGGGTAGCAAAGGTGCCGATGACGATTTGCAAGCTGGTATTCAGACCAACCACGAGGTCTTTGACTTCCTTGAGTCGGCTGCCAAGAAGTACGGGTTGGATTTCTGGGCTCCGGGTGCTGGTATCATTCACCAGACTGTCTTGGAGAACTACGCCATCCCCGGTTTGATGATGCTCGGTACCGATTCGCATAGCCCCAACGCCGGTGGCTTGTCTACTATCACcattggtgttggtggtgccgaTGCCGTCGAGGCTCTTGTCGGTGCTCCATGGGAACTCAAGGCTCCCAAGGTCCTTGGTGTCAGACTCACCGGTAAGCTTAGCAACTGGGCTTCTCCCAAGGATCTGATCCTGCACCTGGCTGGCCTCTTGACAGTCCGTGGCGGTACTGGTTACATTGTCGAGTACTCGGGTCCTGGTGTTGAGACACTGAGCTGCACTGGTATGGCTACCATTTGCAACATGGGCGCTGAGATTGgtgccaccacctccatcttcccctaCACCGAGGCCTCGGCCAGATACCTCGAGGCTACTCGCAGAGAGCAGGCTGTCAAGAATGCTGCCGCTTTCCAGAACTTCCCTGGCGCGGGCGCCTCTGAGGATGCGTACTTCAGGTTCAAGGCCGACGAGGGTGCGCAATACGACGAACTCATCGAAATCGACCTGTCCAAGCTCGAGCCCCATATTAACGGTCCCCATACTCCTGATCTTTCCACTCCCCTGTCCCAATTCAAGAGCACAGTTCAGGAGCAGAAGTGGCCCGAGAAGCTTTCGGCCGGTCTCATTGGTAGCTGCACCAACAGCTCGTATGAGGACATGACCCGTGTCGAAAGCATTGTGAgggctgctgaggaggctgGACTGAAGCCCAAGGCTGATTTCTACGTCACTCCTGGCAGTGAGCAGATTCGTGCCACCCTCGAGAGAGACGGCACCCTTCAGACCTTCGAAAAGGCCGGCGGCATTGTGCTGTCCAACGCCTGCGGTCCCTGCATTGGTCAGTGGAAGCGCCAGGATGGTGTCGAGAAGGGCACAGTCAACGCCATTCTCACCTCTTACAACCGCAACTTCCGCGGCCGTAACGACGGTAACCTAGACACCATGAACTTCCTCGCCTCGCCCGAGATCGTTACCGCCATGGCCTACGCCGgttccaccaccttcaaccccgTAACCGACTCCCTTACCACCCCCGATGGCAAGGAGTTCAAGTTCCCTGCTCCCCACGGTCTCGAGGGACCCAAGACTCCCTTCGACATTGGCAAGGACGTCTTTAAGGTCGCCTCCCagccccccaaccccaacgaaAAGGTCGCCATCTCTCCCACCTCGGAGCGTCTTGCCCTTCTCGAGCCCTTTGAGCCCTTCCCCAACTCTGACCTTTCCGGCCTCAAGGTCTTGGTCAAGGTATCGGGCAAGTGCACAACCGACACcatctccgccgccggccCCTGGCTCAAGTACAAAggccacctccccaacatctcggccaacaccctcaacacGGCCGTCAACGCTGAGACGGGCGAGGTCAACGTCGCCTACGATCTCGACGGATCCAAGCACACCATTCCcgagctggccaagctcTGGAAGGAGCGCAACCAGCCCTGGCTCGTGGTCGCCGAGCACAACTACGGCGAGGGTTCCGCCCGCGAGCACGCCGCTCTGCAGCCCCGCTACCTCGGCGCCAGGATCATCGTGTGCAAGTCATTCGCCCGCATTCACGAAACCAACCTCAAGAAGCAGGGTGTTGTCCCCCTGACGCTAGCCAACGAGCAGGATTATGATAAGATTGCTGCCGGTGACGAGGTTGCTACTGTGGGCTTGTATGACATGCTCCAGAATGGTGGACAAGGCGAGGTCCAGCTCAAGGTTACCAAGAAGGGTACCGGTGAGGAGTTTTGGGTCCCTGTCAAGCACCAGGTTAGCAAGGACCAGGCTGGGTTTATTTTGGCGGGGAGCGCGTTGAATCTGTTGAGTAAGAGTGCTTCTGTTTAg
- a CDS encoding uncharacterized protein (EggNog:ENOG503NVFT; COG:S) — MAAVTRRKKTIGQRRRIEDDGDEEAGPGLDLDDDSLTDPSSDEHDPADDSDTSNVDEVSPRLLSARKALGNGSAKRVYRHKPDVIVSKDSATKKPEPVIAGADVMLEGLTLGDKENRAEELEFDDIKTDTKPATAPSVKDSAPVIVSSTSIPGQQPRTSLQDQKRREHDEYRKKRDEDPTFVPNRGNFFLHDHRHAGPAANGFRPYSRQPLRGRGGGRAGAFGREFIPVNPFQNPSDPTTRGPWQHDMHEQVAEHPPPAPYRPSRYRPDPEGPANGNGVIPYAPAPESPINRNMSSEKVLGTVTVRVYLPNVFDGPKLFPGLVLKAYTKLPDHRPPLRRDKPVRISLPYHSAPVMPRYIYPNPDRSFIFIPRALRPNQQRTRGKGPRSIMGSGPFSRRTSVWGGSIYGSMYSPSVAMSRRSSIAHDMGRDFMLSPTGSAISRPPLPADANKPVVRLPPFAQVQAPAPIMQAPAPAPAPASQPTHPDGAEKVGPSAESSINALPQPQTHPLPQRPAFQENKPNSIPMHQPRPQKAVSIDNIESPVRQNANAPAPYQQAFLHQVPPQISNGFPPDVHARHPSYQSQLSVTPLSQIPERAIHAAPFQPNTFGQPGYYAQPYPALQPQQGYYYPQGYPPANMAPNANAPSFVPAGPPAPPPMNYAASAQGDVPSAQGPGQAPTPNLVTQEVNGTVYYFNANDIPSVPGYAPFPPAQPFAPGMVPGPDAYYYQQPTPGMVYYPQ, encoded by the exons ATGGCTGCGGTAACCCGACGGAAAAAAACCATCGGTCAACGTCGTCGTATCGAGGATGACGGAGACGAAGAGGCCGGCCCTGGCCTTGACCTCGACGATGACTCCCTCACGGACCCATCGAGCGACGAGCACGACCCCGCCGACGATAGTGACACCAGCAACGTCGATGAAGTGTCGCCGAGGCTGTTGAGTGCTCGCAAGGCACTGGGTAACGGGTCCGCTAAACGTGTATATCGCCATAAACCAGATGTTATTGTTAGCAAGGACAGCGCTACCAAGAAGCCTGAGCCCGTCATCGCCGGCGCGGATGTCATGCTGGAGGGCCTGACCTTGGGCGACAAGGAAAACAGAGCAGAGGAACTGGAGTTTGACGACATAAAGACAGATACGAAGCCTGCCACGGCCCCCTCTGTGAAGGATTCGGCGCCGGTCATAGTGAGCTCGACTTCGATTCCAGGTCAACAGCCGCGGACTTCGCTGCAAGATCAGAAGCGGCGGGAGCATGATGAATacaggaagaaaagggatGAGGATCCAACCTTTGTACCCAACAGGGGCAACTTCTTCTTGCACGACCATCGTCATGCCGGTCCAGCTGCCAATGGATTCCGTCCATACTCCCGTCAGCCATTGCGTggccggggaggaggtcgtgCGGGGGCATTTGGTAGAGAGTTCATTCCCGTGAA CCCTTTCCAAAACCCCTCTGATCCCACCACACGAGGACCTTGGCAGCATGATATGCATGAACAGGTTGCCGAGCACCCTCCGCCAGCGCCCTACCGGCCATCACGCTACCGTCCAGACCCTGAAGGGCCTGCCAATGGCAATGGTGTGATTCCATACGCGCCAGCGCCAGAGAGTCCTATCAACCGTAACATGTCATCAGAGAAAGTCTTGGGCACGGTAACTGTCCGGGTGTACCTCCCAAATGTTTTCGATGGGCCCAAGTTGTTTCCTGGTCTAGTGCTGAAGGCCTACACCAAGTTGCCCGACCACCGGCCCCCCCTTCGCCGAGACAAACCCGTCCGAATCTCGCTGCCGTACCATTCCGCGCCGGTTATGCCTCGCTATATATATCCAAACCCAGATCGatccttcatcttcatcccaAGGGCGCTGCGGCCTAACCAGCAGCGGACCCGGGGCAAAGGTCCTCGATCGATCATGGGATCTGGGCCATTTTCTCGGAGAACAAGTGTATGGGGAGGGAGCATATATGGAAGCATGTACTCACCCAGCGTCGCGATGAGTCGTCGTTCTTCCATTGCGCATGATATGGGACGTGATTTCATGCTTTCGCCCACTGGATCTGCGATCTCGAGACCGCCTCTGCCTGCTGACGCCAACAAACCTGTGGTACGACTGCCACCCTTCGCTCAGGTTCAGGCCCCGGCCCCCATCATGcaagctccagctccagctccagctccagcatcTCAGCCAACACACCCGGATGGTGCTGAGAAGGTTGGTCCGTCTGCGGAGTCGTCTATCAACGCTCTGCCCCAGCCACAAAcgcaccctctcccccaaagGCCTGCTTTCCAAGAAAACAAGCCCAATTCGATCCCAATGCATCAGCCCCGTCCCCAGAAGGCAGTTTCTATCGACAACATCGAGTCTCCTGTTCGACAGAACGCCAATGCGCCTGCCCCGTATCAGCAAGCTTTCCTTCACCAGGTCCCGCCCCAGATATCTAATGGCTTTCCCCCGGACGTCCACGCCCGCCACCCTTCCTACCAGTCTCAGCTCTCGGTTACACCATTGTCACAAATTCCGGAGCGTGCGATTCATGCTGCTCCGTTCCAGCCAAACACGTTTGGCCAGCCCGGCTACTACGCTCAGCCATATCCTGCGCTGCAGCCACAACAGGGTTACTACTACCCACAAGGCTATCCGCCCGCCAATATGGCGCCTAATGCCAATGCACCTAGTTTTGTGCCAGCAGGCCCACCAGCTCCGCCCCCCATGAACTACGCTGCATCTGCTCAGGGTGATGTTCCCAGTGCTCAGGGTCCTGGACAAGCACCGACCCCCAACCTGGTGACGCAGGAAGTCAATGGCACTGTTTATTACTTCAATGCCAACGACATTCCTTCTGTCCCCGGATATGCACCATTTCCTCCCGCTCAGCCGTTTGCTCCTGGCATGGTTCCTGGGCCTGACGCATATTATTACCAGCAGCCTACCCCCGGAATGGTCTACTATCCTCAGTag
- a CDS encoding uncharacterized protein (EggNog:ENOG503NXK8; COG:S), with the protein MASKASSNLPSPPGETANGGNRRLGITVFSGGTAANNLVDLFNRIARPSSSSGTQTPTSSSASKTGSSDEVSRQRQLNYIIPISDNGGSSSELIRFVGGPSVGDIRSRLVRLIPTTPSNLSSSSRETSSLRNLFEHRLSPDPIAARGQWADIVESRSLLWAYIPNEKKELIRSVLNILNAEIVKRARPPNVFNFAGASVGNMFLTGARLLTGSFEAGIYLLRMICEIGGWVRVLPAVNSNHTHHISAGWVNGETGERGVLTGQVAISHPSEPTSIPDEGLPPHHMGGGGGMGRLLEVDDDEGNMPGSLPVLRRQNLKFSKEEEEDLPGGQGTRIERVWYINLYGHEIMPKANPEVVRELSEGTEVVVYSVGSLYTSIVPSLILREVGEAIEKVGGIRKKVLILNSKLDRETRGMDASGFIKAIWRACVESRRPEDVELLEWRRVVTHLVFIDPEMVEEREMRKDMPRVDVEFLEKLGIHCAPVQGRAVGEGKARMMRYDEEELRETLERVIDM; encoded by the exons ATGGCTTCTAAGGCGAGCTCGAATTTGCCGTCGCCTCCTGGGGAGACTGCCAATGGCGGTAAcaggaggttggggatcACGGTATTTTCGGGAG GCACCGCAGCCAACAATCTAGTCGACCTCTTCAACAGAATCGCCCgcccatcatcctcttccggCACCCAgacccccacctcctcatccgccaGTAAGACTGGCTCCTCTGACGAAGTCAGCCGACAACGCCAGCTAAACtacatcatccccatctccgACAACGGCGGCTCATCCTCCGAACTCATCCGTTTTGTGGGAGGCCCCTCCGTAGGCGACATCCGCTCCCGCCTCGTCCGtctcatccccaccaccccctccaacctctcctcctcctccagagaaacctcctccctccgcaACCTGTTTGAACACCGCCTCTCGCCCGACCCCATCGCCGCGAGGGGTCAATGGGCCGATATCGTCGAGAGCCGCTCCCTACTATGGGCTTACATCCCCAACGAGAAAAAGGAGCTCATCCGTTCCGTGTTGAATATCCTGAATGCAGAAATCGTCAAGCGGGCAAGACCGCCGAATGTGTTCAACTTTGCCGGGGCGTCGGTGGGGAACATGTTCCTCACGGGAGCGAGGCTCTTGACGGGGAGTTTTGAGGCGGGGATTTACCTGCTGAGGATGATATGTgagattggggggtgggtgagggtgcTGCCGGCGGTGAACTCGAATCATACGCATCATATCAGTGCTGGGTGGGTTAAcggggagacgggggagaggggggtgttgaccGGGCAGGTGGCTATTAGTCACCCTAGTGAGCCGACTAGCATTCCTGATGAGGGGTTGCCACCGCATCatatgggaggaggaggggggatggggaggttgttggaggttgatgatgatgaggggaaTATGCCGGGGAGTTTGCCTGTTTTGCGGAGGCAGAATTTGAAGTTTagcaaggaagaggaggaggatttaCCGGGGGGACAGGGGACGAGGATCGAGAGGGTTTGGTATATCAATTTGTATGGGCATGAGATTATGCCAAAGGCTAAcccggaggtggtgagggagctgaGTGAGGGgaccgaggtggtggtgtatagTGTGGGGAGTTTGTACACGAGCATTGTGCCGAGTTTGATattgagggaggtgggggaggcgaTTGAGAAAGTTGGGGGGATTAGGAAGAAGGTGTTGATTTTGAATAGCAAGTTGGACAGGGAGACGAGGGGGATGGATGCGAGTGGGTTTATCAAGGCGAtttggagggcttgtgtGGAGAGTCGGAGGCCGGAGGATGTGGAATTGTtggagtggaggagggtggtgacgcATTTGGTGTTTATTGATccggagatggtggaggagagggagatgaggaaggaTATGCCACGGGTTGATGTGGAATTTTTGGAAAAGCTGGGGATTCACTGTGCTCCGGTTCAGGGGAGGGCAGTGGGAGAGGGTaaggcgaggatgatgaggtatgatgaggaggagttgagaGAGACGTTGGAGAGGGTTATCGATATGTGA